A genomic window from Glycine max cultivar Williams 82 chromosome 17, Glycine_max_v4.0, whole genome shotgun sequence includes:
- the LOC100799307 gene encoding patatin-like protein 2 — protein MAEVTNQIFHEGPCDCLNVEPMQYDRFLVLSLGTGSQKQEMKYRLMKQLNGPLSWVSTTNGGTPLIDAFSQASADMVDFHISSVVRALNSEHNYLRIQDDTLTGVDKATMKNLDDLVKVGESLLKKPVSKINLKTGVYEPVKSYQTNEEALKRGEMI, from the exons ATGGCAGAAGTGACGAACCAAATATTCCATGAAGGGCCGTGTGATTGCTTAAATGTGGAACCAATGCAATACGACAGGTTTTTGGTGTTATCATTGGGAACAGGTTctcaaaaacaagaaatgaaatatAGGCTGATGAAGCAGCTCAATGGCCCCTTGAGTTGGGTAAGCACAACCAATGGTGGCACCCCTTTGATTGATGCATTTAGTCAAGCCAGTGCTGACATGGTTGACTTTCACATCTCCTCCGTCGTTCGAGCTCTCAATTCTGAGCACAACTACCTTCGAATTCAA GACGATACATTAACTGGGGTTGACAAGGCCACGATGAAGAATTTGGATGATCTCGTCAAAGTTGGGGAATCATTGTTAAAGAAACCAGTTTCAAAGATTAACTTGAAGACTGGCGTTTACGAACCTGTTAAATCTTATCAAACTAACGAAGAAGCCTTGAAGAG GGGGGAAATGATATAA
- the LOC121172660 gene encoding patatin-like protein 2 yields the protein MEATKALVSSTPCDDGHLVTVLSIDGGGIRGIIPGIILGFLESELQKLDGNHVRLADYFDVIAGTSTGGLVTAILTAPNENNRPLYAAKDIKNFYLDHTPKIFPQNK from the exons ATGGAAGCAACGAAAGCACTTGTATCTTCAACTCCATGCGATGATGGACACCTAGTTACCGTGCTTAGTATTGATGGTGGCGGCATTCGAGGAATCATTCCAGGAATTATACTTGGTTTCCTCGAATCAGAGCTTCAG AAGTTAGATGGGAATCATGTAAGATTGGCagattattttgatgtgatTGCGGGAACAAGTACTGGAGGATTAGTGACTGCAATACTTACTGCTCCAAATGAAAATAACCGACCCTTGTATGCAGCCAAAGATATTAAGAATTTCTACCTTGACCATACCCCAAAAATCTTCCCACAAAATAAGTAA
- the LOC100798783 gene encoding patatin-like protein 2 isoform X2, with protein sequence MERAKSSIEQIQPPTYGNLVTILSIDGGGIRGIIPATIIDFLESQLQELDGPDARLADYFDVISGTSTGGLVTAMITAPDNNNRPLFAAKDIKPFYMDHSPKIFPQHSGLGGTILAKVVKSLLGGPKYDGKYLHGVVREKLGDIRLHETLTNVVIPTFDIKSLQPIIFSSYQIKNSPSLDAKLSDICISTSAAPTYLPAHNFNNQDSNGKVHEFNLIDGGVCANNPTLVAMNEVTKQIIKQNSDLFPIKPLEYGRFLIISIGTGTAKNEEKFNAQMAAKWGLLDWLTQSGSTPLIDVFTQSSADMVDFHLSAVTQALHSQDNYLRIQDDTLTGTDSSVDIATKENLEKLSQIGEKLLKKPVSRVNLENGLFEPLKNRETNEDALKRFAKILSQERRLREMKSPHTKKSF encoded by the exons ATGGAAAGAGCAAAGTCATCGATTGAACAAATTCAGCCTCCTACTTATGGAAACTTGGTAACCATTCTTAGCATCGATGGGGGTGGCATTAGGGGCATCATCCCCGCTACCATTATTGATTTCCTTGAATCTCAGCTTCAG GAATTGGATGGTCCAGATGCAAGGCTTGCAGACTATTTTGACGTGATATCAGGAACAAGCACAGGAGGTCTTGTAACCGCTATGATAACTGCTCCAGACAACAATAATCGACCTCTTTTTGCTGCCAAAGATATTAAGCCTTTTTACATGGACCATAGTCCTAAAATTTTCCCACAACatag TGGCCTTGGTGGGACGATATTAGCAAAAGTAGTAAAATCTCTGCTGGGAGGACCCAAATATGACGGGAAATATCTGCATGGTGTCGTCAGAGAGAAACTTGGAGACATTCGGTTGCATGAGACACTCACCAATGTTGTCATTCCCACCTTCGACATCAAGTCTTTGCAACCAATCATTTTCTCATCTTATCAG ATTAAGAATTCCCCTTCCTTGGATGCTAAGCTCTCAGACATATGCATTAGCACGTCCGCTGCACCTACTTATCTCCCTGCCCACAATTTCAACAACCAAGATTCAAATGGGAAGGTACACGAATTCAACCTCATTGATGGTGGTGTTTGTGCAAATAACCCG ACCTTAGTTGCCATGAACGAAGTAACAAAGCAAATCATTAAGCAAAATTCtgatttatttccaataaagCCTCTGGAATATGGTCGCTTCCTAATAATTTCAATAGGCACCGGGACAGCAAAAAATGAGGAAAAATTCAATGCACAAATGGCAGCCAAATGGGGATTATTGGATTGGCTAACCCAAAGTGGGAGTACTCCCTTAATTGACGTTTTCACTCAATCCAGTGCAGATATGGTGGATTTCCATTTATCTGCTGTGACTCAAGCACTTCATTCACAAGATAATTACCTTCGAATTCAG GATGACACATTAACTGGAACGGATTCTTCAGTTGACATTGCTACAAAGGAGAATTTGGAGAAACTTAGCCAAATTGGAGAAAAACTCTTAAAGAAACCGGTCTCTAGGGTCAATTTAGAGAATGGTCTCTTTGAGCCACTAAAAAACAGGGAAACCAATGAAGATGCTCTCAAAAG GTTTGCAAAAATACTTTCACAAGAGAGGAGACTCCGTGAAATGAAATCCCCACACACTAAAAAGTCATTCTAG
- the LOC100798783 gene encoding patatin-like protein 2 isoform X1, translating into MERAKSSIEQIQPPTYGNLVTILSIDGGGIRGIIPATIIDFLESQLQELDGPDARLADYFDVISGTSTGGLVTAMITAPDNNNRPLFAAKDIKPFYMDHSPKIFPQHSGLGGTILAKVVKSLLGGPKYDGKYLHGVVREKLGDIRLHETLTNVVIPTFDIKSLQPIIFSSYQIKNSPSLDAKLSDICISTSAAPTYLPAHNFNNQDSNGKVHEFNLIDGGVCANNPTLVAMNEVTKQIIKQNSDLFPIKPLEYGRFLIISIGTGTAKNEEKFNAQMAAKWGLLDWLTQSGSTPLIDVFTQSSADMVDFHLSAVTQALHSQDNYLRIQDDTLTGTDSSVDIATKENLEKLSQIGEKLLKKPVSRVNLENGLFEPLKNRETNEDALKRLVKKGHFYISVVFIQLHNFTILLNYNNIFDSNVFRFAKILSQERRLREMKSPHTKKSF; encoded by the exons ATGGAAAGAGCAAAGTCATCGATTGAACAAATTCAGCCTCCTACTTATGGAAACTTGGTAACCATTCTTAGCATCGATGGGGGTGGCATTAGGGGCATCATCCCCGCTACCATTATTGATTTCCTTGAATCTCAGCTTCAG GAATTGGATGGTCCAGATGCAAGGCTTGCAGACTATTTTGACGTGATATCAGGAACAAGCACAGGAGGTCTTGTAACCGCTATGATAACTGCTCCAGACAACAATAATCGACCTCTTTTTGCTGCCAAAGATATTAAGCCTTTTTACATGGACCATAGTCCTAAAATTTTCCCACAACatag TGGCCTTGGTGGGACGATATTAGCAAAAGTAGTAAAATCTCTGCTGGGAGGACCCAAATATGACGGGAAATATCTGCATGGTGTCGTCAGAGAGAAACTTGGAGACATTCGGTTGCATGAGACACTCACCAATGTTGTCATTCCCACCTTCGACATCAAGTCTTTGCAACCAATCATTTTCTCATCTTATCAG ATTAAGAATTCCCCTTCCTTGGATGCTAAGCTCTCAGACATATGCATTAGCACGTCCGCTGCACCTACTTATCTCCCTGCCCACAATTTCAACAACCAAGATTCAAATGGGAAGGTACACGAATTCAACCTCATTGATGGTGGTGTTTGTGCAAATAACCCG ACCTTAGTTGCCATGAACGAAGTAACAAAGCAAATCATTAAGCAAAATTCtgatttatttccaataaagCCTCTGGAATATGGTCGCTTCCTAATAATTTCAATAGGCACCGGGACAGCAAAAAATGAGGAAAAATTCAATGCACAAATGGCAGCCAAATGGGGATTATTGGATTGGCTAACCCAAAGTGGGAGTACTCCCTTAATTGACGTTTTCACTCAATCCAGTGCAGATATGGTGGATTTCCATTTATCTGCTGTGACTCAAGCACTTCATTCACAAGATAATTACCTTCGAATTCAG GATGACACATTAACTGGAACGGATTCTTCAGTTGACATTGCTACAAAGGAGAATTTGGAGAAACTTAGCCAAATTGGAGAAAAACTCTTAAAGAAACCGGTCTCTAGGGTCAATTTAGAGAATGGTCTCTTTGAGCCACTAAAAAACAGGGAAACCAATGAAGATGCTCTCAAAAGGTTAGTTAAAAAAGGACATTTTTACATTAGTGTTGTATTCATTCAATTAcacaattttacaattttattaaattataataacataTTTGATTCTAATGTATTCAGGTTTGCAAAAATACTTTCACAAGAGAGGAGACTCCGTGAAATGAAATCCCCACACACTAAAAAGTCATTCTAG